AAAAGTATCACCTTTTTTCTGGACttcacttttctttttttttacataggTTTTGTATTCTTCGATGCAATCTTGCCCATGTTTTCGCTTTAGGTGACTCAAAAAGTTTGACGTACAATTATGAAATCCTTTAACTTTAGTTAATACACCTCGTGGACATTTCATACAAAGCGCTGTGATTTTATTACCCGCACACTCTTCAGGCAagtatttgaaaaatgcaCCATCCAGTAAGTGAAGCCGCGCTTGCGACGATGATGAACTTTCAGCGGTGTCGGTTGGTGTCACAGGCGAAACCGTTTCTAATGAATCATTTATGTCCGAAACCGAAAGAGTCACTGAAACGTTACTGTCTTCGTCCAATTCGTTTATCGACGCCATTTTATGTTACATGTCTAggaacaatatatttttttaactaaaacaCGAACatttatatatgaaaaaaaCTTACATGACACCAGTAAAGTGATTAGTTTACGAACGACTCGTGCTAGCAATGAGCACTCAACTAGTGATGCTGAAAACATCGATGCATCGAACAtcgaaaaacaatttttttagcGATGTTTTCCAAAGTTTTTCGATGTTTTTGTTGATACCGATGTTAACCTACATAAACACAAGTTTATGTTTTCCTAAATCtttactaattttattttgatacataaagttaattattagttttaattgttttataaaacaactaaaaaatttaattgcaacTATTTTAATTGTAAGTTGCGATTGACAAAcattaatcaaattatttaattgcAAGGTacaattaaaagttaaattgcgattgatttaattgtaattaatttaattgcaatTACTTTTTTAGTCAATTAACAAGAAAATTGACAAATTAATTGATTAATGCCCAACACTGCCTGAGGCCCTAAAAAAGCCAACGCACCCCAAAGGATAAACCGAAACGAATAAGGAATCAGCTGCAAGAGAAATAGGGAGCCTGGAGAGGAAGTCCTGCTGAAGGATATACCATCTCCACATACACAAAACAGATAAATGGTAGCAAGTTTCAACAAAAGCGGCGGAACGGGCAACGCAGAGGTTTTCTGTCCCATGCAGTCGCAAATAAAAAGCGCGATGAAGGGGGAAAAGAGTTTACTTAAATGAAGGATTCTTTACACCCTACTATACACAATTGCTCCATAAACAAAATGAGAAAACCTTTATGTCTATAAAAGCTAATAAGTTTTCCAGGCACATAATCTATTTAGGTTCCCATGCTATTTTCTTAAGATATAATTCCAAATTAAAGCTTAAATTTGGTTAATAAAACTCTATAGCTTCACCCTTAAGACAGGGTATCAAAACAAGGACATGCAAAATTATGCGCCAGTTGGAAGTTCGAAATGTTTACGGGGCAACCCCAGCCCCAGATGTAAAGAAGACGGGAAAGGGCAGCCCAAGTGCATTCATTGTCCCTCAAACTCGCCAGACTCTACACACCCCACAGGATGAGGGAAAGCGCCTAGGGACTCCAAGACGAGAGGCCAAAGAGACTGCGAGGAAGGGACGCAAATATGCCAAAGCTTGCAGAGACAACAAACAGGAAGTACGCATTTCCTGCACTCGACGAAAAAcagatataaaataaaaacatgccGAGGAATGGCAGGGCGGGGTAAGGAAATCAGGAAGAATCAGGGCGGGAGGAGGAGACACCCAGACGGAGATACAGTAGAACTGTCGCGACGACAACTTTTTTGACACAAAAGTGCCTGGAAAACAGTTTTCTTTTAGTTTCCCAACAGCCATTCGCTGTTTGCCCTTCGCCGTGAAATTAATTGAAACCGACTAGACCGCTGGGGGGGTGCAGTGAAGGAACAGGGGAGCTGCAGACTTGATCTTGACACTCTCCCCTGGCAGTGTCCCTGAACTTGCCAAAAAGCGTGGACATCATCCTGCGTTCACTCCCCCTAGTCCTCTTGGAATACCTTTTTAAATTTGGCTCTACAGCCTGCACTGGAAAAATATAGTCAAGGTTACACTTAAATTTTACATTAaagttaataatattattaaataaagttcTTTACTACTAAGcagtttaataattttttaaaactattttatagGTATGGTTTACATATCCCTGTCATCCCTGTGTTATATTTGTCCACGCAGCATTCCTGGTCGCCTGTCCCACCAAAGAAGTTCTGTGTCACAAGTTGACTTGGCCAAGATTAAGTGGGCGTTTAATTTGCCAACTCGCACCCTGCCGCCCATATTCCACCCCAGTGCCTGCCTTTAATCCCCACCATCCCAGACCCTGCCCCAACTACTTGCACCCTCGTCTATGAAAATACTGCGTTAATGTAATCCACGCTGCCGGCATTTCCGTATGCTTCCGTTTGCTTTTtcttttcccaattttttgGCGAGTTTTTTGTGCAGGGCTTTGTCCTTGGCAGCTGCCTCGTAACTTTGCCACTTGGATGATCTCTCTTCCCCCGCCCAGCCGTGCGCCCTTTGCTATTTTAGCTTAATCaacaaagtaaataaaatgtcCAGCCTGCCGGTGACCCTTGGTCGGAGGTCATTTGCGGCCATTTTTATGAAGTCGAGGGCTTATTAAGTtgtttatataaatatgtattttcgAATAAATTTGGGATTACTTTTTGCCATAAATACGGTAAGCCAATCTGCCAATCGAGGTGCCATAATGGGAAATATATTACTAGATTTGTTTCTCCGAAAACAAGGGGAAATTGGAAAAGAAAATACTTTCTTCAATCCACAATTAATGAGCTCCATCAAAGGactatttaattatttctattTATGTCGCCATAACTCATTAGTTCTTTTGAATTTTCCATACCCGTGACACATGAAAAATCGCTGCTAAATCAAGCAACTCACTTTGATGTTCAAAACAATGAGTCCCTTGCGCCGGTAAGTAAGCAAGGAAGAAAGCAGCTGAAACAAGTCCTTTGGAGAGTTGAAAGCAGAGCTTCCTGCATGCCAGCCCCCTAGTTTTTCGAACCCAAAGAGTTAGTTGTCAACACACTCCCACGTAATTATAGAGTTGCTGGTCTTAACAACGCCACATAAATGGAAACAGCCGAGGTAGAGAATATAAAAGCCATTCGATGGTTTatgttttgtaattaaaatttgtcaAGAAACTTTGCTCGATCTATTCTAGGAatgatttcaattttaaacaaCCACTTATAGATTTCTTCATAATCCCATACCTATTTTCCCAACCTCTATTGTAGCCCCAACATATCCCGTCGCATTTCATTTACTTTCTAATAATTTCTGTGGAAAATACCGATTGCACATGTGGGACTTTATATTGGCAGCACTGTGGAAACCAATTAAAATGCTGCACTGGCTCTGATTATAGGGCTTGGGTGTGtttctgtgtgtgtggttgTGTATCCTGTTTGGGAGGGTGTGTGAGTGAGCCCGTCGGTGTGAATAGATTGGTATGTGTCAACTAAGTGCAGTTAATTAGTGCGAAAATCACTTCAGTTGGCCTGGGATATTTTTTGCCGGATATGCTCTCTCCGATTTCTTTTAaggattttttgttgtttgtgaGTTTCTCCCACCTTCCTCTCAAGGTTTTCCTTGGCGAATTTTCACGTTAATTGCTCTGCGCTCTGCCCGGACTGCTGCAATCAGCCggaaaacagaaacagaagctGGAGCTCTGGCACAGGACAGGAAAGGCAGTAGATTGCCAGCGAGCTAAGCCACTCAGGGATTAACTTAATTTGTTGTCTCCTTACCCCCGACGGTTTATTTTGGCTTCTATTGCAAACACGCCTTTTTTTATGATTACTACTGGGCCGTTTTCTGCATGGTTTGCAGAAAACCCTCCTTGCAATGAATTTCTTTTGATTCTATGACTTAGATGGTTTTTATTGCTCgaacaaatttattaaatctgACTTAATAACTTCACAAAATGCTTATATTTTGGGGCTTAGCGCCGAGTAAAAATCCTAAGCTGGCCTAATTTTGAGATCGGCTATAAGAGCCACGTGATCTGATGGAAAGACCGAAGACGGTATGGCAGTGTTTTCTCTCAACTCGGCCTCGGATGGCAGGGGAACAGTCTGCATCACCTCGAATCGGTCCTTCTGGTAGTAGATGTAGTCCAGGCATCCGGAGAACAGAGTCGTAAAGTTGGTGAAAGGTGGCGTGCCGCAGGCCGAACTCATTTCAAAGGGCTGTGAGACCTCCACCCCTGAAACAGCCTCCTCGGAGTTGCTGCGCCAGTCGTCCAGGCTCGAGTCCACGACCTTCTCGGTCATCAGCTTGTAGATCCCGCAGTCGGGAGTGCTGTTGAAGTCCCCGCAGAACACGAGTCCTACGTTGTTGGGGTTGGCAATGTTCAAGTCCCTGAGAACCTCACTTCGGATGTGTTCCACGTAGATGATGGAGAAGCACATCTGCAACAGCCTGATGTGATCCGCGTCGGGATGGAAGTATAAATGCGTGTTGGCCACCAGCACGAAGTGGTCAGAGTCCTTCACTTTCAGCAAACATATTTGCACGGTTGTGGTTCTATCGCAGATTCTCTTCGCCAACTGGCCATTGCTCTTGATTTTACTCCACAGGCTCTGGAAGATATCCAGGGTGGGAATATTTTTCCCCAAGTTCAATGTGTGGGACTGTATCAGCTCGAATCGTGAGGTTCTGTAGAAAATGGCCACACCCTCTGGACAATCGCCCTTTTGGGACAAGAAGCCCTGGAAATTATTTGGCGGTTGGGTGAGGACTTCCTGCAGATCCACGTCGAAGATCCTTTGGTCGACTTCCTGAAGGCAAATCAGATCCGCATGGTAGCCAGTTATCTCCTTCACGAAGAGTTGTTTCCTGTAGTCTATTTGGAGATACTCGGGAGGGCAGTAGGGGAACAAGTGCGTGCGGCTGTAGTCACTGTCTGTGTACAAGTCCGCCAGGAGGTTATAGGTCATTACCCGCAATTCATCGGAGCCTTTCAGGAATGTCGGTGTGTACTTTTGTCGCGCTTCGAAGGGACATGTCCCTGGTCCCGCCAGCACTGCAGACTTGGAAACACTTTCCATCAGCGGGCCCACCATTC
This region of Drosophila bipectinata strain 14024-0381.07 chromosome 2L, DbipHiC1v2, whole genome shotgun sequence genomic DNA includes:
- the LOC108127311 gene encoding 2',5'-phosphodiesterase 12 — encoded protein: MFVQLAKGRLGNNLNLTPFRFLARRARMDTENVYIRNESDSNELNIAFRYVNEKFNVDREFNFCRKPEELTQTVLARIQTNVHKELSKKLKKKLDQLPAEVNVNLYQEGSDASFNEITFAELLSSNVNGVKLKVLEHSFNMVVNPPWVKILQLPKCILAGCLVYPTKFEMQFGNRESSEGTWYRSKVPGSSQWELCGQGFRYEPKSEDIGYFMKFVVAPKNDKGMVGPLMESVSKSAVLAGPGTCPFEARQKYTPTFLKGSDELRVMTYNLLADLYTDSDYSRTHLFPYCPPEYLQIDYRKQLFVKEITGYHADLICLQEVDQRIFDVDLQEVLTQPPNNFQGFLSQKGDCPEGVAIFYRTSRFELIQSHTLNLGKNIPTLDIFQSLWSKIKSNGQLAKRICDRTTTVQICLLKVKDSDHFVLVANTHLYFHPDADHIRLLQMCFSIIYVEHIRSEVLRDLNIANPNNVGLVFCGDFNSTPDCGIYKLMTEKVVDSSLDDWRSNSEEAVSGVEVSQPFEMSSACGTPPFTNFTTLFSGCLDYIYYQKDRFEVMQTVPLPSEAELRENTAIPSSVFPSDHVALIADLKIRPA